A window of the Polaribacter batillariae genome harbors these coding sequences:
- a CDS encoding sialate O-acetylesterase gives MKKYKKLKRKLLFLFLGIVLFNSQIIEAQSKAEKDNFHIFILMGQSNMSGYGELFPEDKLPIEGVKMLRGWTKEGKNFTWETAKHPIHNRLPSNQFGLAGPFAKAYKKAHPGVKVGLIPVAFGGAEIATLSKGGHVYKDAINKINWAAKQGVIKGVLWHQGESDTVEPKKAKNYQKHLKQLILDLRSDLKNSNLPFIVGNLAEFYGTGPDHNAPKRVERINMVKQSLRNMPNLLPNVAFVESKGLKARQHHQVHFDRASLITFGKRYAAAYEALLLPKEPSRVEKEDWLLNASSYKANVYQGERSDELVLSNGLLRRTFRIVPNAATVGFDNLANGESLLRGVKPEAIVKINGVTYEVGGLKGQPNYAFLKKEWIDKLKTSPSAMQYLGYEVSEPKAPFKWKQVRYYAKGAEWPPKGIHLRMDYSMPEPTSVLKGNGLLPSDYGRKNLYKTDFKSLGTSWKTVYSNSHERSSFENEGKVGEIYTPQNTAVYVEKAFNTSAKIIEASFDVGTDKSTDYGPGIALAWPNKTLKFYLRPGGDSPMFGLWDGQKEYKISAKNQEIDMSKTWTLRFRITNDIVFCEAMPKGGEWIVVQTLKPFNASPNLVRIGKTNAKGQGVDAKNAKGELVRLHVKNYASYGSIDVNAQGMQKHKAKVSVHYELYDGLPVMAKWITVENQGAKPIIIDDFTSEIIALVEYGSAVDAKKYNVPKPNIHVETDYAFGSFNVDDANHHAVHWESDPEYLTQVNYLRKTPCLLKVSPEIGPSKSVNSGETFKSFRTFVLPYDSYDRERQGLALKKLYRTLAPWSSENPLMMHARFADWERVKTAIDQAAEVGFEMVILTFGSGFNIEDDSEEYINKMKQYANYAKSKGIEIGGYSLLASRRIGNGQDVVMPKGQRPTFGNAPCLGSEWGQNYFKKLYAFYEKTGFTLLEHDGSYPGDVCMSQDHPGHKGLEDSRWEQYQTISKFYQWCRENGIYLNIPDFYYMTGGNKCGMGYREVNWSLPRNQQLLHTRQNIFDGSWEKTPSMGWMFVPLTEYHGGGAAATIEPLNEHLSHYEMMMTSNLGGGVQACYRGPRLFDSNKTKNMVSRVVTWYKLHREVLEGDIIHLRRADGRDLDYWLNVNPKGVEKGMLMVYNPTNKEISKTIKVPLYYTGLKDKAKVQIEDGKVKTMDLNRDYSIELEVKVKANSYSWAVIK, from the coding sequence ATGAAAAAATATAAGAAACTAAAGAGAAAACTACTCTTTTTGTTTTTGGGTATAGTACTATTTAATTCCCAAATAATAGAAGCACAATCAAAAGCAGAAAAAGACAATTTTCATATTTTTATTCTCATGGGGCAATCTAATATGAGTGGTTATGGAGAACTATTTCCCGAAGATAAATTGCCTATAGAGGGTGTTAAAATGTTAAGAGGGTGGACTAAAGAGGGCAAAAACTTTACTTGGGAAACCGCAAAACATCCCATACACAATCGTTTACCAAGTAATCAGTTTGGTTTGGCTGGGCCATTTGCAAAGGCTTATAAAAAAGCTCACCCAGGGGTTAAGGTTGGTTTAATTCCTGTAGCCTTTGGTGGTGCAGAAATTGCAACACTTAGCAAAGGAGGCCATGTTTATAAAGATGCTATAAATAAAATAAATTGGGCCGCGAAACAAGGTGTAATTAAGGGGGTGTTATGGCATCAAGGAGAGTCCGATACTGTAGAGCCAAAGAAAGCTAAAAACTATCAGAAACACCTAAAACAGTTGATACTAGATCTTAGGTCAGACCTTAAAAACAGTAATTTACCCTTTATTGTAGGTAATCTTGCAGAATTCTATGGCACTGGTCCAGACCATAATGCCCCGAAACGAGTAGAAAGAATAAATATGGTAAAGCAAAGCTTAAGAAACATGCCAAACCTATTGCCTAATGTAGCTTTTGTAGAATCTAAAGGGCTTAAAGCAAGACAGCATCATCAAGTACATTTCGACAGAGCTTCATTAATAACTTTTGGCAAGCGCTATGCTGCAGCCTATGAAGCATTGCTTTTACCTAAAGAACCAAGTCGTGTAGAAAAAGAAGATTGGCTATTAAACGCTAGTAGTTATAAAGCGAATGTATATCAGGGAGAACGAAGCGATGAGTTGGTTTTATCCAATGGTCTGTTAAGAAGAACTTTTAGAATTGTACCAAATGCAGCTACTGTTGGTTTTGATAATCTAGCAAATGGCGAATCGCTTTTAAGAGGAGTTAAGCCAGAAGCTATCGTAAAAATTAACGGAGTAACCTATGAGGTTGGAGGCTTAAAAGGGCAACCAAATTATGCCTTTTTAAAGAAAGAATGGATCGATAAATTAAAAACAAGCCCTTCCGCGATGCAGTATTTAGGGTACGAAGTAAGCGAACCCAAAGCTCCTTTTAAGTGGAAACAGGTAAGGTATTATGCAAAAGGTGCAGAGTGGCCACCTAAAGGAATACATTTAAGAATGGATTATTCGATGCCAGAACCTACATCGGTTTTAAAAGGTAATGGCTTGTTACCAAGCGATTATGGTAGAAAAAATTTATATAAAACAGATTTTAAGAGTTTAGGCACTTCATGGAAAACCGTTTACTCCAATTCACACGAACGTTCTTCTTTTGAAAACGAAGGAAAAGTAGGTGAAATTTATACACCTCAAAATACGGCTGTTTATGTTGAAAAAGCTTTTAATACCTCAGCTAAAATTATTGAAGCTTCTTTTGATGTAGGCACAGATAAAAGTACAGACTATGGTCCAGGAATAGCCTTGGCTTGGCCTAATAAAACACTTAAATTTTATTTAAGACCAGGAGGAGATTCTCCTATGTTTGGTCTATGGGATGGACAAAAGGAATACAAGATTTCAGCGAAGAATCAAGAAATAGATATGAGCAAGACATGGACGTTGAGATTTCGTATTACCAACGATATTGTTTTTTGTGAAGCCATGCCTAAAGGAGGAGAATGGATAGTAGTGCAAACATTAAAGCCTTTTAATGCTTCTCCTAATTTAGTAAGAATTGGAAAAACCAATGCCAAAGGACAAGGTGTAGATGCAAAAAATGCCAAAGGAGAACTCGTAAGGTTACATGTAAAGAACTATGCCAGCTATGGAAGTATCGATGTTAATGCACAAGGCATGCAAAAACACAAAGCAAAAGTATCGGTACATTACGAACTTTACGATGGTTTACCTGTAATGGCTAAGTGGATTACAGTTGAAAACCAAGGAGCAAAACCAATTATTATTGATGACTTTACAAGCGAAATTATAGCTTTGGTAGAGTATGGTTCGGCAGTAGATGCAAAAAAATACAATGTACCGAAACCTAATATCCATGTAGAAACAGATTATGCATTTGGTAGTTTTAATGTAGATGATGCCAACCACCATGCAGTTCACTGGGAATCAGACCCAGAATACCTCACCCAAGTAAATTATTTGAGAAAGACACCATGTCTTTTAAAGGTTAGTCCAGAAATTGGCCCGTCGAAATCAGTTAACTCAGGAGAAACTTTTAAGTCATTTCGCACTTTTGTATTGCCGTACGATTCTTATGATAGAGAAAGACAAGGGCTGGCTTTAAAAAAGTTGTATCGTACGTTAGCACCTTGGAGTTCAGAAAATCCATTAATGATGCATGCCCGATTTGCAGATTGGGAACGAGTTAAAACCGCTATAGATCAAGCTGCCGAGGTTGGTTTTGAGATGGTTATACTAACTTTTGGAAGTGGGTTTAATATTGAAGATGATAGTGAAGAGTATATTAACAAGATGAAACAATATGCCAACTATGCAAAAAGTAAAGGAATAGAGATAGGTGGTTATTCGTTATTAGCATCTAGAAGAATAGGTAATGGGCAAGATGTGGTAATGCCAAAAGGACAGCGCCCAACTTTTGGAAATGCACCTTGTTTAGGAAGCGAATGGGGGCAAAACTATTTTAAAAAATTATACGCTTTTTACGAGAAAACAGGTTTTACATTATTAGAACATGATGGCTCTTATCCAGGAGACGTATGTATGTCTCAAGACCATCCAGGACATAAAGGTTTAGAAGATTCTCGATGGGAACAATATCAAACCATATCTAAATTTTATCAATGGTGTCGTGAAAATGGAATTTACCTTAATATTCCAGATTTTTACTATATGACAGGAGGTAATAAATGCGGAATGGGATATAGAGAAGTAAATTGGAGTTTACCTCGTAACCAACAGTTATTGCATACAAGACAAAATATTTTTGATGGCTCATGGGAAAAAACACCATCTATGGGTTGGATGTTTGTACCACTTACAGAATATCATGGTGGTGGAGCAGCAGCAACTATCGAGCCGTTAAACGAACACCTATCTCATTACGAAATGATGATGACAAGTAACCTAGGAGGTGGAGTTCAAGCTTGTTATCGAGGGCCACGACTTTTCGATTCTAATAAAACCAAAAACATGGTTTCTAGAGTAGTAACCTGGTATAAATTGCATCGAGAAGTTCTCGAAGGAGATATCATTCATTTAAGAAGGGCAGATGGTCGTGATCTTGATTATTGGTTAAATGTTAATCCAAAAGGTGTAGAGAAAGGGATGCTCATGGTTTATAACCCAACAAACAAAGAAATATCCAAAACCATCAAAGTACCACTTTACTACACTGGGCTTAAAGACAAAGCAAAAGTACAAATAGAAGATGGAAAAGTAAAAACAATGGATTTAAATAGAGACTATTCTATAGAATTAGAAGTTAAAGTAAAAGCGAATAGTTATTCTTGGGCGGTTATAAAATAA